In the genome of Phocoena sinus isolate mPhoSin1 chromosome 15, mPhoSin1.pri, whole genome shotgun sequence, the window tacaggtttatttctggatcctcagttctgttccattgacctagaTGCCTGTCCTCACGCCCACACttctgtcttcattactgtaactttgtgctgggttttgaaattgggaagtgtgggtcctccaattttattctttttcaacattattttggcttttctgggtcttcgcgtttccatgtgaattttagggtCATCTGGTCAATTTCCACAAAAAAGCCAACCAGGATTGTGGGGGGACTGTGTCCAAGCTGTAGACGAGTTTGGGGAGTGTTGCCAAGTCATCATAtcagatttatttcatttttcctaacAGCTTCTTAGCTGCTTTCGGTCGCATCATCTGAAAGGACTGTTATTACGATAGCACGATGTGTTGCTTTTGAAAGTTATGGTTACGCGTTGACGGATACTGGGGTGTTTTCTGGTTTTCTGACGCAGAGAATGACAACAGTAGTTAGCACTTTCCCCTGTTCCCGCGCTGTAGGGTGGGAGGCCAAGGCTGAGGGAAGTAGGGCACGTGTCCCggagcccagggctggggtgtgggCCTGAGCGGTGTGCTGGATACAGCCATGCACATCCTGGGGCTGCAAGTCCCAGAGAGGAGTTACTGAGGCTCCAGTGCTGACGTTCGGGTCTGTGAAGCGGCTGCCGCCATGGCCTGGACCCGTTCCCGTCCAGGACCTCCTGGCCCGAGGCTGAGCCATCGACACCTTGCGTCCCAGGTACCAGCCTCCGAACCTCGCCATCTCCACCCTCTACTGGAAGGCGTGGCCCCTACTGCTGGTCATCGCCGCGTTCAACCCAGAGAACATCGGTGAGCCCCCTCTGGCCAGCCGTGGTCCCCTGGGCCGGTGTTGACCTTTCCCTCTTCTGGGCGTCCTGCATGTCGGGACCTGGAGCAGAGCCTGGCTGGGCACTGGAGGATGGGCGTGGGAGGGGGTGGGTCTTCGGCCGGGAGTCCCAGCTACCACCTGCTGTCGCCTTGCTCCCTAGGCCTGGCCGCCTGGGAGGAGTACCCCACACTGAAGATGCTCATGGAGATGGTGATGACCAAGTAAGTGGCTTGCCGCTCTGGGACCGGGAGGGCGGGCCCACCGGTGCTACGCTGGGAGCGGGGCGCGCTGGGCCTCCCGCTGCTCTGCGGTCTCCCTACTCTGCGCGGCTGCCCCCTCGCTGGACTGGGGGCAGTGGGATCAAGCGACGCCATGTGCTGTGGGGCCCTGGGCCCTCCTGGGCGGCACGCGTGTGTGTGCTGTGCTCCTGCAGCGGGGATGGGTGCAGCCTGCCGGCGCACTCGGGGGCAGCGAGGGTCGCCGCGGGACGCTGGCTGAGGTGGAGCGGAGCCTGAGGCCGTGGCGTGTGGGAACCGTGGGGTCTGGGTGCGGCCCGAGGCTGCACCTGTCCGGGCCGTCCTGTGGCTGTCTCAGGAAGCTAGGTTAGATTTTGAACACGTGACAGGAGTCCAGCTGTTTGTGCCCCCAGAAAGCCACGTGTGTCTTTGAAGCCGTGAGTCAGCCTGGGGTGCCCTGTGTGCCCTGGGCCACCTGGCCTGTTGGAAAGGGTCCAGGGGTCCCATGTGGCCATCCCGGGCAGACGCCGCTCGGGTCCAGGATCCTGACACGTTGGCTGATTTTGGAGGCACCAGCACTCAGCTGTGTGGGAAGAGAGGGTGGCCGGCTGTGGGCTCTGAGGGCTGCCCGCCTCCCTCATGGGGGTCTGACTGTGACCATGTTGCCGAcgcttccccccctcccccccgggTCCCTTCCACAGCCTGACGGCTCGAGCTGGGCCTGGGCGAGGGACGCCGCCCTAAGTTCTGACCCCCGACCCTGAGCGCCGCCTGGTGGCAGCCAGCCTCTGGTGGCCCAGCGACAGGTTCCTCCTGCTTGGTCCCCAGCAATTACTCGTACCCACCGTGCACCCTGACGGACGAGGAGACCCGGACTGAGATGGTCACCCGAGAGCTGCAGGTCTCGCAGCGAGAGAAGCAGGAGATCCTGGCGTTCGAGGGGCACCTGGCCGCTGCGTCCACCAAGCAGACCATCACTGAGAGCAGCAGCCTGCTGCTGTCCCAGCTCACCAGCCTTGAGCCCCAGTATGCGCGGCGCGGAGCTCGGGCCGGGCCCGGGCTGGCAGGGGCGGGCGGGGGTGCCGCGTCCTGGCCGCTGTCCTGGTCCTCCGCGCGGCTGGGCGATGGTGGAGCCGAGAGCCCCCCGTGGCTGGGCCAGGAGGGGAGGGACCGCGGGCCTCGGGGAAGACGGGCAGCTGCCCACAGGTGGGAGGCAGGCGGCCCCGCCCTCACCCGGCACTGTCGACTGGGGAGCAGTGCGCTTGCGGCTTCGACACGCTTGGGTCATGTGGAACTTTCAGAGGGCCGCCCCGGAGGCCTCCCCCTCACGTCCTGGATCAGGTGAAAGGCCTCAACCAGTCCCTCCGCCTCGGGCACCTGCTGTGTCGGAGCCGGAACCCGGACTTCCTCCTCAACATCATCCAGAGGCAGGTGAGTCCCGCTGTGGTCTGGGAGAGGAGGCTGGCtgcaggcgggcgggcggggaACCTTCTAGGGGCGTCAGTGCGCTGCGGCGTTAGCTGAGACCGTGGCCAGAAGAGGGCACACCCGGAGACAGGGCTGCATGGCGACGGGCTCCCGGGCACACACAGGGCCGCCTCGGGAGTCCTCGCTGGGGGCGGGCAGGTGGGTCGGGGGGCCGCGGCAGGCTTAGCCGGAAGAAGCCGTGCGGCTGCCGCCCCGCCCAGGCTTCCTCCCAGTCCATGCCCTGGCTGGCCGACCTGGTGCAGTCCAGCGAGGGCTCCCTGGACGTGCTGCCCGTGCAGTGCCTGTGCGAGTTCCTGCTGCACGACGCTGCCGACGAGCCCGCCtccggggaggaggaggaggagggcgagagcagagagcagaaggCCAAGAAGCGGCAGGTGGgcgcccagccccgccccagccccgcccccgccccccccccccccccccggccctgGAGACCCACCCTGAGGGGCCCCTGTCCCTGCAGAGGCAGCAGAAGCAGCGGCAACTGCTGGGCCGCCTGCAGGACCTGCTGCTGGGCCCCAGGGCCGACGAGCAGACCACGTGTGAGGTGCTGGACTACTTCCTGCGGCGCCTCGGCTCCTCCCAGGTGGCTTCCCGGGTGCTGGCCACGAAGGTGAGGCGGCCGGTCTGACCCGCTCCTCCCCGCGCACCCCTGCTCTCCCCGTTTTTGTTAAGATGGGAATTTTTGCTCACCCAGACTTGTATTCTGGCTGACTCCTGGGCACAGAAAGGCTGCAGTCATGAGCTTCGCAGGGCTCAGAGACCTTTTTCCCCGTGTGGGCCCCCTCCCTGGGTGGTACTGGGAAGCGTCCCGAGAGCAGCTCAGTGGCCGCCTGCCGTGCTTCCCGAGGCGCTGGCGACGGTTTTCCAGGGGAGCCGGCCCGTGCCCCTTCCGCCCCAGGTGAGGTCGCTCCCGGCGCACCACGCCTCTGCCGGGTAGCGGCCCTCGCGCGTGGCTCTGAGGGAGTGGTGGCCCCGAGAACGGCGCGTGTCTGCTTGCAGGGCCTGTCCCTGGTGCTCTCGGAGGGCAGCCTGCGTGACGGGGAGGAGAAGGAGCCCCCCACGGAGGAGGACTCGGGCGACACGGACGCGCTGCAGGGCTACCAATGGCTGCTGCGAGACCTGCCCAGGCTGCCTCTGTTCGACAGCGTCAGGACCACCACCGCCCTGGCGCTGCAGCAGGTGAGGGGCcgcggggcgggcggcgggcTGCACTGCCGGGCATGCGCTCACacgccctccctcccccccactccccaggcCATCCACATGGAGACGGACCCGCAGACCATCAGTGCCTACCTGGTCTACCTGTCCCAGCACACGCCCGTGGAGGAGCAGAGCCAGCACAGCGACCTGGCCCTGGTgaggggggcagggctgggggacacCGACCAGACCAGTCAGGATGCAGGGCCAGCAGGGCCACACCTCGGCTGTGGGCTCTGAGCGCCCAGCTGCCTTGCCGGTGACCCTCTGTCCGGAGCAGGGGTCGAGGGCAGGAGCCCCCAGTGCCCTTGTGATCATCCAGGCCTGGTCGCCTCTGTGGCTCTGGGCTGGGGGAGGCGTGGCTTGGCCAACCCAGGAGGCCAAGGGGCAGGAGGCCAGCCCAGGAGTCTGCGGCTGGGGCCTGCATCCCGCTCCCTGCTGGGGAGGCCCTGTGAGCTGAGCACATGCCCGTTTTCTACTTCGTCTTCCTCTCTTCCGGCCGTCTTTCTTCTGACCTTGCTCCCCTGTTAGCGTGTCAGCTGACAGTGATGGAGGCCCTGGGTCTTTGTAGAATGAGTGAGTGGACGGAGTGAGGGAACGGGCTGAAGACAGAGGTCGGTGGGCGGGGGGATTCTGTCCAAGCCTGGGTTCCTCGTCGAGGGGCTGGACGGTAATAAAAGTCTGGGGCTGGAGGCCTCGCCCTTCTGAGTCTGGTCCAGGGGCCAGCCTGCCCCGCGTCACTGCTGTAGGTTTCAAGTAAACGTGGTGTCCGGCTGTTTGCAGACGGCCTTTCCCTTTGGGTCTTGAGAAGCGTGTGTTACTGTCGCTCGAGGGCAGATGGCGCCGTGCCCCATGCCTCGCGCTCCTCTCCGAGCGAGCGGGGCCGGCCCTCTCCAGGGAGCCTGTCACTTCTTGCTGCCCCTCCCGCCCGCTTGGCACTTGACAGCCCTGCGCGGCTGCGGGGCTCTCCCTGCGCGTGGGCCCTTCCGTCCGTCATCGGCCTGCTGCCCGGTGGCGGGGGGTGGTTGTACAGAGCGGACGTGGCATTGGGGCGGCCTTCCGAGGGGATGGGGCTGTTGGCCAGGCGCGGCTGGAGGGGGCCCCACGCCCTCTGATGCCGCGCTCCCCCAGGACGTGGCCCGGCTCATCGTGGAGCGCTCCACCATCATGTCCCACCTGTTCTCCAAGCGCTCCTGCGGCGCCAGGTCGGACGCCGTGCTGGCCGCCCTGCTCTCCATCTTCTCCCGCCACGTGCAGCGCATGCGCAAGAGCAAGGAGGGCGAGGAGGTCTACAGCTGGGTAAGGCGGGCGGGCGCCCCGGGCCCGGCCCCGTGGCCCTCGCCTCGGCCCGCTCAccgcctcctctccctccagtcGGAGTCGCAAGACCAGGTCTTCCTGCGCTGGACTAGTGGGGAGACGGCCACCATGCACATCCTGGTGGTCCACGCCATGGTCATCCTCCTGACGCTGGGGCCGCCCCGCGGTGAGCAGCCCGCGGGCGGTGGGGCCTGGGTCTCCCGTGGCGGTGGACCCCCTTCCCTGCCCGTCCTGGGGGCGCACGCGAGAGCCTCCACGTGGCGGGACCCCGTGCACTGCCGACCCTTCCGATCCACAGGCTGGGGTGTCCAGACTCCTTGCCTCCTCAGCCCACACGCTGTCCTGTCGTGAGGTGCACGCGGGTATTGCTGGGCACCTCTGTGCCTGCTCCTCTTTGCACTGTGGTTTCCGGAGGTGGAGGTGTCCACACCGGGCTCTCCAGCCGAGGGGACGCTGGTGCCCAGAGCAGTGAGCCCCAGGTCCTCTCCACAGGCCTGGGGTGTGGCCCTCGGCTCGCTGGCCGTGGGCTGTGTCCAGAGCCGGCTGATCCTCCGGCCTCCTGCAACCTCTCTGCCTGGcagcctctccttccctcctccgtGGCTGACGCTGTGggctgctctgccacttacttgtgTCCAGGGGAGGCTGGCCTTGTGCCGGCCTGGCCTGCTGGCTGCCCGGGGCTTTGCGCAGCCTGAGCCCTGGAAGGAGCCGGTTTGGCCAAGCCCACAGAGCCCAGAGAGCCTGCTGGCCCCAGCCTCGCACCGTCCCCTGGGCGGCCGGGCCAGCTCTGCACTTCCGTTTCCTCAGCCGAGGCGGGCCGACGCCGCGGTTGTGAGGATTACACAAGTCAACTGTGCAGAGCCTCTGTCGCCGGGCCGCGCTCAGCTCTTGGTAGATTCTCCTCCATCCTCTGAAGCCCCAGTTCGCACCTGTAAACCGAGGACGTGCTGGCCTTGGCCTTCAGCCTTCAGTGCGGCCGGAGCTCCTAGGGTGGCGAGGTCTGGGAAGGCCTCGCTGAGGCGGCCCTGGTGCTTGCCCTGTCGTCTCTCCCGAAGCTGGTGACGGCGAGTTCCAGGCGCTGCTGGACATCTGGTTCCCGGAGAAGAAGCCCCTGCCCACGGCCTTCTTGGTGGACACGTCGGAAGAGGCGCTGCTGCTGCCCGACTGGCTGAAGTTGCGCATGATCCGCTCGGAGGTTCCGCGCCTGGTGGACGCCGGTACGGCTTGGGCGCGGCTCGAGAGGGCAGAACCGGGCCTTGCCtcctgctgtgggcctgggtgtGTGTTCTAGCTGTTGCCCGTGAGAGAGGACGGCTCGGGGGCCTCTGGTGGGTTCCGGGGCGTCTGTTATTCAGCAGATGTTTGTGGCGCTGTCAGTGCCCTGACAGGTGCCCGCAGGCCCTTGTGGTCAGGCGGGGAGGCTGAGAGCCTCCAGTGAGAAGTGGTGCTGGAGGAGGAACGAAGAAGACCAAGTGGTCCAGGGATtcggaggggaggaggaggggctggggcctcCGAGCTGGTTCTGGGGTGCAGAGTGGCCCCGGGCAGTCCGCAGTGAGGAGGAAGGGCATCCGCCCGTGGTCAGCATGGTATCCAGCAGGGGTGGCAGGCCGGGCAGTTTGGGGGGTGGCTTGGCTTGGGAAGCGCAGCAGGACACACTCAGGGGAGCCTTGACTCTGAGCTGGAGGGAGCGCAGGGCTGGCCCGCAGCCTCAGGACGCAGGGTGGGGGGCCTGAGGACCCAGCAGCCACACTTGGAGCTGCcctctgggccctgggccccgCCAGGCCCCGCGGGCCAGGGTCACCAGGTGGCAGTCGCTGAGTGAGAGCCACCCTCAGCCCTGCAGGACCTGGAGCCCCAGCAGCTGCTGCTGTTCGTGCAGTCCTTCGGCATCCCTGTGTCCAGTATGAGCAAACTTCTCCAGTATCTGGACCAGGCGGTGGCCCACGACCCCCAGACCCTGGAGCAGAACATCATGGACAAGAGTGAGAGCCGGGGTCCTCGCCCGAACACCCCGGGCCCGCCGTGGGGCTGCGGTTGGAGAGCCAGGCTGTGGGTGGAGTGGAACAGCCCCAGGGCAGGGACTGCGAGCAGGAGGGTGGAGCTGCGTCCACCCCTCGGGTtggagggtggagggagctgCGGGCGCTGCCTGATTCTCTGTGGAAAGAGCCTGTCGCCCAGCTTCCCGGGTCCTGGGGAGGCTTGGAGCTCTGCGGGCACCGTGCGGAGGGCTTCCCTCCTCCCTGGGGGCCCGTGTTTACCTGTGGCTGCCCCCCTGCAGATTACATGGCTCACCTGGTCGAGGTCCAGCACGAGCGAGGGGCGTCCGGAGGCCAGACTTTCCACTCCCTGCTCACAGCCTCCCTGCCCGTCCGGCGAGGTACCCACCCATCCCGGCTCGCACGGCCACTCGGGAAGCGTCTGCTTCTGCCCGGCGTCCGGGCTCCTGCTTATGGGCCCACGGGCGAGGCTGGGGGTCCCGGGGAGAGAGCCCTCTGCAGGGCCTGGGAGCCCGCTCCTCTCTGGGCGGTGGGCCGCCGGGCGAGCCCGGCCGTGGTCGGCATGGTCCCCGCCACAGCTGGCCGTGATGGCCTCTCAGCCGCCCTGCTCTTCCTTCCCTGCAGACAGCACGGAGGCACCGAAACCCAAGAGCAGCCCGGAGCAGCCACCGGGCCAGGGCAGGCCCCGGGCCGTGACACAGGTGCGGGTTCTGGGCCCCGAGGACGACCTGGCCAGCATGCTCCTGCAGGTACGGCCCCCTCTGCCCCGGCCCCTCCTCCCGCCTGGAATCCACAGCCAGGGGTTCCCTGGGCACGTGTGTTCTCGCCCCCTCCTCATGGTGACAGGCGCTGCAGAGCAGCGGTGTGCGCTTTCCATCTTCACGCTTACACGCCCGTATGCGCACGTGTGTGCCTTTCCTGGGCCTGTTGCCATGGGCCTCGTCCCAGTCCTTggcccccaccccacgcccctcAGGAGAGTCTGCTGGGGACCGGGCACGCCAGTGCCAACTGCCGGCAGCCTCTGTGGGGTCGGGGTGTGGGCTGAGAGGAGGGCTCTGGGGAAGGCCCCACCTGGCAGCCGCGTGGTCCTGATGGCTGCCTCTCTCCAGATCTTCCCGCTGAGCCCGAGCCCGCGGTGGCAGAGCTCCAGCGCGCGCCCTGTAGCCCTGGCGCTGCAGCAGGCCCTGGGCCGGGAGCTGGCGCGAGTCCGCCAGGGGAGCCCCGAGGTGCCAGGCGTCGCGGTGCGCCTCCTGCAGGCCCTCGCCACCCTGCTGAACTCCCCGCACGGCGGCGCCCTGGTCATGGTCATGCACCAGAACCACTTCCTCGCCTGCCCTCTGATGCGCCAGCTCTGCCAGTACCAGGTAGGCCCTGGCACGGCCCTGCGCCTCGCTCCCCGAGTCCCCGCGCCCGGGCTCTGCCTCGCGTGGCCAAGGCCCCCGTCCCGTCCCCCAGGCTCGGGGCTCCTGTGGCCAGGCCTGCTCGGGCCCCGGCTGACCGGGTGCCCTGACGCTGTCCCGTGGCCTCAGCTCTTGCCCCTAAGTGAAGAGACGCAGCTTTTGCTGCGGGTCTGGGGGTACGTCCCCTGCTCCTGTGACAGAAGCTTCCCGTGAGCATGTTGGGCTTTCACCACGTCCCCCACCTGGTTTCGGTAGTTTTGCCACGTTCGCCTTACTTGCCCCTGTGCGTGCCCACGTGTGTGCTACCTCCTTGGTCGTTTCTCTCTGAGCCCTGTGAGGACAGGAGGCAGCAGACCCCTCATGGGCTGTGGGTATGGGCGCTGGAGGGGCCCCTGCTGTGGCAGGCGGGATGGTTCCGCCCGGCCCTGGTCCTGTCTGAGCCGTGCTGCGCTGTCCCCAGCGCTGTGTGCCCCAGGACACCGGCTTCTCGTCGCGCTTCCTCAAAGTGCTCGTGCAGACCCTGCAGTGGCTGGACAGCCCCGCCGTGGAGGCCGGGCCTCTGCAGGCCCAGCTCAAGCTGTTTGCCGCCCAGTACTCGGCACGGCGCCGGATCAGCGATGGTGAGGCAGGGTTAATGGTGCCGGCGGGGGTCCTGGGCTCTTGGCCGTCGCGTCGGGGGGACCGGGGCCTTGTTCCCTGATGGGTCCCGGGTGGCATCAGGGTGAGTGGGGCCCAGAGGTTTGGGGGTCGGGGCACTGGGAAGGCCCCCCAGGGGGGAGCGTATGTGTGGGAACCGAGGGGAGTCGCCTGCCCGGCACCCCTGGCAAGAGTCCCGTGGGTCACACAGCGCTCCCCTGCAGTGCGGAGCGGGTTCCTGCACCTGGCAGAGGCCCTGACGTTCCGCGGGGACCCGGAAGTGGTCAGCTCCACCATCCGCGCCATCGCGGCCACCCTCAAGTCTGGGGAGGGGTGTGACGTGGAGCCCGAGCTTATCAGCAAAGGTACTCGAGCCCCGGGCGCCCCAAAGACCCCGCCTCGCCGCCCCGCATACAGGTCCCTCTCCTGGGCGCCCCCAGAACAGGGCCCAGGGGCGGGGCTCTCTGTCCTCGCGTCCGGTGGCCCCCCGAGCTGGAGTGACACAGGGGCCCTCTCTGCCCCACCCTCAGTCCTCCGGGGTCTGGTTGCCGTGAGGTCGCCTCACCTGGAGGAGCTGCTGGCCGCGATCTTCTCCGCTGCCTCCACCTTCCCGGCCTCGGGGCCCGTGTCCGTGGTGAGCTCACTGCTGCTGCAGGAGAAGGGGGAGCCCCCGGCCCTGGGGAAGCAGGACTCTGACGGCTGCAGGTGAGCCGGCGGGGCGGTGGCCGGCTGGGAGGGGGAGCGGGGGGCGGCCCTGGCCGGCCGTGTCTGAGCCCACCCCACCTTCCCTGCAGCCTGGAGGCTGTGTGGCTGGGACCCTGCTCGGGGCTCCTTGTCGACTGGCTGGAGATGCTGGACCCCGAGGTGGTCAGCAGCTGCCCTGACCTGCAGCAGCGGCTGCTGTTCTCCCAGAGCACAAAGGTGGGCCTCGTTCGCGCACGGCGCCCTGGGCCCACAGTCCGCCCGGCAGCCCCAGGGTGGGGTTGGCTCTCTTTCAGTTCCAGCAGATCCGAGGCCAGAGTCTCAGTGGCCAGACAGGTCCCATGTTTCCTCTGAGTGGGTCACCACAACTGGCCAGATCTGGCCACGGAGGCgggcgggggggtgggtgggttggTCCTTTGTGGGCTCAGGTCCTCACGGGGCACGAGGCGGTAGGGGGAGTGGAGCTTAGCACCCCGTGACGAGGGGTGGGGTCCTCAGAGGGGTCGGAGCCCACGTCAGGGCTCTGCGGGGGTGGTGGGGTCCCCTAGCTCACCTGGCCGTGGGGAAGGTGAGGAAACGCTGACCAGATGgccggggaggggctgggcatCCCCTGCCTGTGATCCCGCCGCGTGCTGGTGGGTCTGCGCTTCTGAGAGAGGCGGTCACGCTCCCGCGCCCCCCGCCTGCCCAGGTGTTCCCACCCCCAGGGTTTTGCTCGCGTGTCTCCTGGTCTCTGAGGAGTGGATTCGGTTCAGCCCGCGCTTAATCTGCGGAGTGACCGGCCGGGCTGGGTGGCTTCCCGGGCGGGAGCCTCGGGTCTGCCTCGAAACGGACACCTTCCTCTGCTCTGTGCTGGCACACGTGGGCTGTCACCTGCTGACGCTACCTGGCAGAGCCGTCAGCCCGGCGGGGACCATCCCAggtttcctccctccccagggcaaAGGCCATCCTGGCCCGCAGGTGCCGTCTTTCCGACCCTACCTCTTAGCCCTGCTCACGCACCAGTCCAACTGGTCCACGCTGCACCAGTGTATCCACATCCTGCTGGGCAAGAACCGGGAGCAGAGGTGAGTCCCCCAGACCTCTGTCCCCCACCGGCAGGTCTGTTCCTGCCACAGGCAGCGTGGGCCTTGGGGTGCCATGTGGCAGCCGCCCTGCCCAGACTCCTCCAGGAGCCGAGTTCAGAGGGCAGTGTCGGGGGCCTTGGTGGGAGGGATCTGATCCAGCACCCTTCCCCCGGCGTCCTCAGGAACCGAGGCCCTCTTGCCTGGCCCGGTGTCCCTTCTCTGGGTGACCAGCAGGCAGACAGTCGGCTTCCCTGTCCTCCGGTCGCGTGAATGGCTGGCGTCTGTGCTGTGCTGCGGGGGTGCCAGAGGCCCCTGTGCGCGGCTGCGAGCGTGGGGCGGGGCGGGACCGACCTTAGCTTTGCCACTGTGAGCTGCAGAGGGGTCAGGTGGGGCGGCCCGCGGCCCCTGACAGCTGACCTGggccccaccccccgcctccctctgcctggagacaCGCCTGGTGCTCAGCCAGGTCCCCTCGCTTCCTCCAGGTTTGACCCCTCGGCCTCCCTGGACTTCCTCTGGGCCTGCATCCACATTCCTCGAATCTGGCAGGGCAGGGACCAGCGCACCCCTCAGGCAGGTTTTGGGGTGTCCCCCGCCCACAGGGTGGGGTGGCGGGCGGACGTGGCGAGACGCGCCCGGGTCTGACCGGCGGTGCCTGGCTGCAGAAGCGGCGGGAGGAGCTGGTGCTGCGCGTCCAGGCCCCGGAGCTCATCGGCCTGGCGGAGCTGATCCTGGCGGAGGCAGAGGCCAGGAGCCAGGACGGGGACAGCAGCGCCTGCAGCCTTCTCCAGGCCCGCCTGCCCCTGCTGCTCAGCTGCTGCCGCGGTGGTGACGAGGGCGTCAGGAAGGTGACGGCGCACCTGACGAGCTGCATCCAGCAGTGGGCTGACAGGTGAGGGTGCGGGACCCCGGGCTCCGGAGCCCCCGCCTGTCCCCTTGCCCTTGTGCTGGGAGGCCGCCGCTCAGACGTGAGCACCGTGGAAGCGAGCCCAGGCCGCCAGCGGGGGTGGGGTAGGGCCGAGGGGCCTGGCACGCCAGCTCTGCACGCAGTGGGAACAGCGGCTCCCCGGTCCCGTGGCCACCCCGAGTCTGGTCTCTGGTCTCTCGCAGCATGCTGGGCAGGCATTGCCGAGACCTGCTCGTGTACCTCTACCTGCAGCGGCCAGACCTCCGGGTGCCTGTGCCTGGCGTCCTGCTGCACAGCGAAGGGGCCGCCAGCAGCAGCGTCTGCAAGGTAAAGCCCTCCGGGGTCACTGGGGCCGCCTTTGTCCTTCACTTGGAGGTAGAAATGCTAACTTCTCAGGTCTAAAGATAAAACAGGCGCCTGGTGAGTGTCGATGGCACATCTGAGGGCAGAGCCTGCCCTGCCGCCCTCGCCTGTCCGACCTCTCGAAGGGTCTGGAAACGATCTTTTCCTCCTCCAAGAAGTCCTCTGGGTGTGGAGCCGAGGAGAGTGGGTGTCCCCCCTCGTTCCCTGATAAGGGACCGTTGACTGCAACAGGCCGGGTGGTGCGTGTGTGACGGTGTTGCATGCGTCCCAGCACCCCCATCCCTTCCCGGCTGCCTGCCGTGGTGCTGGCCTTTGGCCCAGCGTGGGTCCTCCGTGCGCGGGTCTGCGTGGCATCTGCCTTCACCTCCCTTGGGTGATGGCGGGGGAAGGGGGGTCTGGTGGGCCCCCTGCCCGTGTTCCCTGGGCTGGACCCTGGAGTCGGATCTGCTGCTTGCCCTGCTTCCCGGGACGGGGAGGGAAGTTGATGTTTTTCCAGTTGTGCTTCCTTCCACTTTAGTGTGTTACTTGTTTTGCACTCGTGAAATTATGCTATATCTGTAAGGTTGGTTTTTCTCGTCCAAGCTAACAGGGCTTTTATCCTGTTTGTGCGGAGAGGGTGACCTCACACACCATGTGCTGAGCTTGGCTGGGAGCTCTGGCCACGGCCTCTTGAGCCCCAAGAGCAGCAGAAGGCACTGGGGGAACAGGCGTCTCTGGGTCGCTGCACAGGTCCTTAGGGGCCACACCAGGGCCTTGGGGTCTGGGGGCCTTGGAGCAGGCCGCAGACTGCCCGGGGAGCCCCATCGTAGCCCCTGCGGCGGTGGGCGGCGGACTCGGCGGGGGGCGGACAGGTAGGGTGCGAGGGCTGCAGGCGGCCCCAGCTCTGACCACCCCCGTCCCTCCCAGCTGGACGGCCTCATTCACCGCTTCGTCACCCTCCT includes:
- the INTS1 gene encoding integrator complex subunit 1 isoform X5, which encodes MNRAKPTTVRRPSAAAKPSGHPPPGDFIALGSKGQATESKTASTLLKPAPSSLPSERKRDAAAALAGASALTGLTKRPKLSSTPPLSALGRLAEAAVAEKRAISPSIKEPSVVPIEVPPAVLLDEIEAAELEGNDDRLEGVLCGAVKQLKVTRAKPDSTLYLSLMYLAKIKPNIFATEGVIEALCSLLRRDASINFKAKGNSLVSVLACSLLMAAYEEDENWPEIFVKVYIEDSLGERIWVDSPHCKTFVDNIQTAFNTKMPPKSVLLQGEAGRSGGELSAGSSPHPSLTEEEDSQTELLIAEEKLSPDQEGQPMPRPRYEELAESVEEYVLDVLRDQLTRRQPIDSVSRNLLRLLTSTCGYKEVRLMAVQKLEMWLQNPKLTRPAQDLLMSVCMNCGTHGPEDVDVISHLIKIRLKPKVLLNHYTLCVRELLNAHRDNLGTTIKFVIFNELSNARNPNNMQTLYAVLQHSSAQAPKFLAMVFQDLLTNKDDYLRASRALLREIIKQTKHEINFQAFCLGLMQERKEPQYLDMEFKERFVVHITDVLAVSMMLGITAQVKEAGIAWDKGEKKNLEVLRSFQNQIAAIQRDAVWWLHTVVPSISKLAPKDYVHCLHKVLFTEQPETYYKWDNWPPESDRNFFLRLCSEVPILEDTLMRILVIGLSRELPLGPADALELADHLVKRAAAVQADDVEVLKVERIQLIDAVLNLCTYHHPENIQLPPGYQPPNLAISTLYWKAWPLLLVIAAFNPENIGLAAWEEYPTLKMLMEMVMTNNYSYPPCTLTDEETRTEMVTRELQVSQREKQEILAFEGHLAAASTKQTITESSSLLLSQLTSLEPQGPPRRPPPHVLDQVKGLNQSLRLGHLLCRSRNPDFLLNIIQRQASSQSMPWLADLVQSSEGSLDVLPVQCLCEFLLHDAADEPASGEEEEEGESREQKAKKRQRQQKQRQLLGRLQDLLLGPRADEQTTCEVLDYFLRRLGSSQVASRVLATKGLSLVLSEGSLRDGEEKEPPTEEDSGDTDALQGYQWLLRDLPRLPLFDSVRTTTALALQQAIHMETDPQTISAYLVYLSQHTPVEEQSQHSDLALDVARLIVERSTIMSHLFSKRSCGARSDAVLAALLSIFSRHVQRMRKSKEGEEVYSWSESQDQVFLRWTSGETATMHILVVHAMVILLTLGPPRAGDGEFQALLDIWFPEKKPLPTAFLVDTSEEALLLPDWLKLRMIRSEVPRLVDAALQDLEPQQLLLFVQSFGIPVSSMSKLLQYLDQAVAHDPQTLEQNIMDKNYMAHLVEVQHERGASGGQTFHSLLTASLPVRRDSTEAPKPKSSPEQPPGQGRPRAVTQVRVLGPEDDLASMLLQIFPLSPSPRWQSSSARPVALALQQALGRELARVRQGSPEVPGVAVRLLQALATLLNSPHGGALVMVMHQNHFLACPLMRQLCQYQRCVPQDTGFSSRFLKVLVQTLQWLDSPAVEAGPLQAQLKLFAAQYSARRRISDVRSGFLHLAEALTFRGDPEVVSSTIRAIAATLKSGEGCDVEPELISKVLRGLVAVRSPHLEELLAAIFSAASTFPASGPVSVVSSLLLQEKGEPPALGKQDSDGCSLEAVWLGPCSGLLVDWLEMLDPEVVSSCPDLQQRLLFSQSTKGKGHPGPQVPSFRPYLLALLTHQSNWSTLHQCIHILLGKNREQRFDPSASLDFLWACIHIPRIWQGRDQRTPQKRREELVLRVQAPELIGLAELILAEAEARSQDGDSSACSLLQARLPLLLSCCRGGDEGVRKVTAHLTSCIQQWADSMLGRHCRDLLVYLYLQRPDLRVPVPGVLLHSEGAASSSVCKLDGLIHRFVTLLADTSDSRAAENRVADANVACRKLAVAHPILLLRHLPMIAALLHGRSHLNFQEFRQQSHLTFFLHVLGILELLQPHVFQSEHQGALWDCLLSFLRLLLGP